A genomic segment from Bufo gargarizans isolate SCDJY-AF-19 unplaced genomic scaffold, ASM1485885v1 original_scaffold_2135_pilon, whole genome shotgun sequence encodes:
- the LOC122924003 gene encoding free fatty acid receptor 2-like: protein MSSVIYTPLVLFVYILAFVTGVPSNLLACHTFLVKVRQKPSLIGLFLLNLTFSDLLFVCILPFKMVEAAYGMTWPMPRFLCPIVVWVYYCTIYVSTLFLTAVSIERYLGVAYPLKYKVNRKTVYAAWICVFIWGFSSLHGCISFIVITVLPSNDSQQDQCYQSFSEEQGKLVLPFRLETSLLLFCIPFIITIFCYFNFVKLLLSMPNIERRKKSRAICLALATLFNFMLCFAPYNISHIVGFIQSKSPRWRVYALLLTTLNACIDPVIFYYSSTAVQRTFLTFLQGMKRKLCMRNGNEAQLSETGTTCNNDGTSI from the coding sequence ATGTCTTCTGTCATTTATACTCCACTCGTCCTCTTTGTCTATATCTTGGCCTTTGTAACAGGAGTGCCTTCCAACCTCTTAGCGTGTCACACCTTCTTGGTCAAGGTTCGTCAGAAGCCATCTCTCATTGGGCTCTTCCTACTCAATCTTACCTTCTCTGACTTGCTCTTTGTTTGCATCCTTCCTTTTAAGATGGTAGAAGCTGCTTATGGCATGACCTGGCCTATGCCACGTTTTCTTTGCCCCATTGTGGTATGGGTGTACTACTGCACCATATACGTCAGCACACTATTCCTAACAGCCGTCAGTATTGAGAGGTATCTTGGAGTTGCTTACCCACTGAAGTACAAAGTCAACAGGAAAACTGTGTACGCAGCCTGGATCTGTGTGTTCATCTGGGGGTTCAGTTCCCTACATGGCTGCATCAGTTTTATCGTTATCACCGTCTTGCCCAGTAATGACAGTCAACAAGACCAATGCTATCAAAGTTTTTCTGAGGAACAGGGGAAACTTGTATTGCCGTTTAGACTAGAAACCAGCCTTTTACTGTTCTGTATTCCATTCATAATAACCATCTTCTGCTATTTCAACTTTGTTAAATTGCTCTTGTCCATGCCCAATatagaaagaaggaagaagtctcGAGCTATATGTTTAGCGCTGGCCACACTCTTCAATTTCATGCTATGCTTCGCTCCATATAATATTTCTCATATCGTAGGGTTCATTCAAAGCAAGAGTCCACGTTGGAGAGTTTACGCTCTACTTTTGACCACACTCAATGCGTGTATTGATCCCGTAATATTCTATTACTCCTCTACTGCCGTACAGAGGACATTTCTAACATTTCTACAAGGTATGAAGAGAAAACTGTGTATGCGAAATGGCAATGAAGCTCAGTTAAGTGAGACTGGGACAACCTGCAACAATGATGGGACATCTATCTAG